The Magnolia sinica isolate HGM2019 chromosome 10, MsV1, whole genome shotgun sequence genome includes a window with the following:
- the LOC131258050 gene encoding uncharacterized protein LOC131258050 yields the protein MGCVSSKIVARSRSFREDLRRSLKRRTDGLPALDDILSSKNGGDQFLALVCTANTVAKKLQNGNLATESTTEVDPSNKQTNQESINTKVLILMDDMEEKQGQQQQQQQKSVTEGSIIFDGSRQLGIEGQCPIQCDNIKAVQDNGPIVNGGSLVHTRSIDTVEEYDAMVEVGNLPSQVEQDGQDVIIHHLSQSANDQCVGSSGSSFNECLMIKEEDGKEQHTTNDGRPNHAEAVIATVEDVNFTNEKGFRRKAKAKELATLSIPTTVDFPDLGNFGDWIESRNQVFSNGEYVTPKFGKFCIANPAYGGGECKVFDPEMLASFEEAMKQLTEEEECILQQIVENLEEESVGKEENKDDISDQIEG from the coding sequence ATGGGATGCGTTTCTTCGAAGATCGTGGCTCGGTCAAGGAGCTTTCGGGAAGACCTGAGACGGAGCTTGAAGAGGAGAACCGACGGCTTGCCTGCCCTAGATGATATACTCAGCTCCAAGAACGGTGGAGATCAATTCCTTGCTCTTGTTTGCACTGCTAACACAGTAgccaaaaaactccaaaatggAAATCTCGCGACAGAGTCCACTACTGAAGTAGACCCATCTAATAAACAGACGAACCAAGAGTCCATCAATACCAAAGTACTGATATTAATGGACGACATGGAAGAAAAACAGggacaacagcaacaacaacaacaaaaatcagTAACAGAAGGATCTATAATCTTCGATGGGTCCCGTCAATTAGGTATTGAAGGGCAGTGTCCAATCCAATGTGACAATATCAAAGCGGTCCAAGATAATGGACCCATAGTAAATGGTGGAAGTCTAGTACATACTCGAAGCATCGACACCGTTGAGGAGTATGATGCAATGGTCGAAGTAGGCAATCTACCGTCCCAAGTAGAACAAGATGGACAAGATGTAATAATTCATCATCTCTCACAAAGTGCAAATGACCAATGTGTAGGATCTTCAGGAAGCTCTTTTAACGAGTGTTTGATGATTAAAGAGGAAGACGGAAAGGAACAACACACCACCAATGATGGCAGGCCTAATCATGCCGAGGCTGTTATCGCAACTGTTGAAGACGTGAATTTCACAAATGAAAAGGGATTTCGGAGGAAGGCGAAGGCGAAAGAGCTGGCCACCCTTAGTATTCCAACAACAGTTGATTTTCCAGACTTAGGAAATTTTGGAGATTGGATCGAATCAAGGAACCAAGTGTTCTCCAATGGCGAATATGTGACACCCAAATTTGGTAAGTTTTGCATCGCGAATCCGGCTTATGGTGGCGGTGAGTGCAAGGTATTCGATCCAGAAATGCTGGCTTCCTTTGAAGAAGCCATGAAGCAGCTGACAGAAGAGGAGGAATGTATCCTTCAACAGATTGTAGAGAATCTGGAGGAAGAGAGTGTTGGAAAGGAGGAAAATAAGGACGACATTTCAGATCAAATAGAAGGGTAG